A genomic window from Acetobacter sp. includes:
- a CDS encoding restriction endonuclease subunit S yields the protein MFEVVTVGEILSTDRGISVGVMYPGSHDEQGIPLIRAADISEGRISETPTLKISKNVHYEYRRTALEGGECLLTLVGTPGIPAIVPHSMAGWNVARAVAVLRLTEQKNARFLRYAFSSPDVQNTIRNWCNTTVQRTLNLGDIKKIPISWPPIATRETITETLGALDDKIDLNRRTNETLEAMARALFRGWFVDFGPTRAKMAGQTPYLAPEIWELFPDRLDDEGKPEGWKTTSISSLCSITSGKRPPNKVSSPSIENPVPVYGGNGISWFTKDILFNERFLITGRVGTLGTVFRVSEECWVSDNALCLFPKINSLFEYAYFVLSDVDFQSLNSGSTQPLLTQTSLGAQQCILPQRALVNIFHEQVFLWFDRQSQIEKQNQSLAQLRDLLLPKLMSGEIRIRDAEKMVADAL from the coding sequence GTGTTTGAGGTTGTAACAGTGGGAGAAATATTGTCGACAGATCGGGGAATTTCTGTCGGTGTCATGTATCCAGGCTCACACGATGAGCAAGGAATTCCACTAATACGGGCAGCAGATATTAGTGAAGGTCGTATATCCGAAACTCCGACACTCAAAATTTCGAAAAATGTTCATTATGAGTATCGTCGAACGGCCCTCGAAGGGGGAGAATGCCTGTTAACTCTCGTCGGCACTCCGGGTATTCCAGCCATAGTTCCTCACAGTATGGCTGGGTGGAATGTAGCGAGAGCAGTTGCTGTTTTACGACTTACAGAACAGAAAAACGCTCGTTTTCTTAGATATGCTTTTTCTTCACCTGACGTGCAAAATACAATAAGAAATTGGTGCAACACAACGGTTCAAAGAACCTTAAATCTTGGTGATATAAAGAAAATTCCCATATCATGGCCGCCAATCGCGACTAGAGAAACAATAACCGAAACACTCGGCGCTCTTGACGACAAGATCGACCTCAACCGTCGGACGAACGAGACGCTGGAGGCGATGGCGCGGGCGTTGTTTCGGGGCTGGTTTGTCGATTTCGGCCCGACACGGGCAAAAATGGCCGGGCAAACGCCTTATCTCGCCCCCGAAATCTGGGAGCTTTTCCCTGACAGGCTGGACGATGAAGGAAAGCCGGAAGGGTGGAAAACGACGTCAATTAGTTCGTTGTGTAGCATTACAAGCGGCAAAAGACCCCCCAACAAAGTCTCATCGCCAAGCATAGAAAACCCCGTGCCCGTTTATGGCGGAAATGGTATCTCTTGGTTTACGAAAGATATTCTTTTTAATGAGAGATTTCTAATTACCGGTCGCGTTGGAACACTAGGCACAGTATTTCGAGTTTCCGAAGAATGCTGGGTATCCGATAATGCTTTGTGCTTATTCCCAAAAATAAATTCCCTTTTTGAATATGCATATTTCGTTCTTTCGGATGTAGATTTTCAAAGTTTGAACAGCGGCTCCACGCAGCCACTTTTGACCCAAACAAGTCTTGGAGCACAGCAATGCATTTTACCACAACGAGCGCTGGTAAATATTTTTCATGAACAGGTATTTTTGTGGTTTGATCGGCAGAGCCAAATAGAAAAACAAAATCAAAGCCTCGCCCAACTCCGTGACCTGCTCCTTCCCAAACTGATGTCCGGTGAAATCCGCATTCGTGACGCCGAGAAGATGGTGGCCGACGCGCTATGA
- a CDS encoding nucleotidyltransferase family protein, whose amino-acid sequence MTDRIDITPAERAIVLRILNEIVPDREVRVFGSRVTGKAKPFSDLDLAIMGDEPLPLETQVRLEEAFSESDLPWKVDVLDWSQVDAGFRNTLYICASLSGDE is encoded by the coding sequence GTGACGGACCGGATCGACATTACTCCCGCAGAACGGGCCATCGTGCTGCGCATTCTCAACGAGATTGTGCCTGACCGCGAGGTGCGGGTGTTTGGCTCGCGCGTGACGGGTAAAGCCAAACCGTTTTCCGATCTGGATCTGGCGATTATGGGCGATGAACCGTTGCCGTTGGAGACGCAGGTGCGGCTGGAAGAGGCGTTTTCGGAGTCCGATCTGCCGTGGAAAGTCGATGTGCTGGATTGGTCGCAGGTAGATGCTGGGTTTAGAAACACTCTATATATTTGTGCCAGTCTTTCAGGAGACGAATAG
- a CDS encoding nucleotidyltransferase substrate binding protein, with protein sequence MTLYLTPLERALDRLKEGWARHVAHPDDEQLRDGLIQRFEFTYELSHKTLKRFLEANAASPEEYDRMGFPDLIRSANEAGLLKSAWPQWSVFRKMRNMTSHTYNEASAKQVVATIPDFIDEAAFLLAVLKDRAA encoded by the coding sequence ATGACCCTCTATCTCACGCCACTGGAACGGGCGCTGGATCGTCTGAAGGAAGGCTGGGCGCGGCATGTGGCCCATCCGGACGACGAGCAGTTGCGCGACGGGCTGATCCAGCGTTTCGAGTTCACCTACGAACTCAGCCACAAAACCCTGAAGCGGTTTCTGGAAGCCAACGCGGCCTCTCCGGAAGAATATGACCGCATGGGCTTTCCGGACCTGATCCGCTCCGCCAATGAAGCCGGGCTTCTCAAAAGCGCATGGCCGCAATGGAGCGTGTTTCGCAAGATGCGGAACATGACCAGCCACACCTATAACGAAGCCTCCGCAAAGCAGGTGGTGGCGACGATCCCGGATTTTATCGACGAGGCGGCGTTTCTGCTGGCTGTTCTGAAAGACCGGGCCGCGTGA
- a CDS encoding class I SAM-dependent DNA methyltransferase, translated as MPRGRPRKNPDAAPAPKKTTRTKAKTTAANLGFERQMFLAADKLRKNLEPSDYKHVTLGLIFLRYISTAFEAHHAILLHDDPAAAEDPDEYLAENIFWVPETARWSHLQANARSSGIGKMIDDAMLAIEQANPEQLKGVLPKDYGRPALDSVMLGELIDLISEIGMGGSEDQARDVLGRVYEYFLGGFAGAEGKRGGEFYTPSSVVRTLVSMLEPYKGRVYDPCCGSGGMFVQSERFVESHGGKLGDIAIYGQESNHTTWRLAKMNLAVRGIGADIRWNNEGSFLRDELKDLRFDTILANPPFNISDWWNASLEDDPRWQYGKPPAGNANYAWLQHILWHLAPNGTAGVVLANGSMSSNQNSEGEIRRRMVEADTVDCMVALPGQLFYSTQIPACLWFLTRTKNPKGWRDRRGEMLFIDARKLGTMVDRTRRELTDADVARIADTYHAWRGEQDAAPYEDVPGFCKSVTLDEVEQHGFVLTPGRYVGAEEAEEDSVPFAERFAALEKTLQEQFRQGEELNAKITATLKLIVPQEAS; from the coding sequence ATGCCCCGTGGTCGCCCCCGCAAGAACCCGGACGCCGCTCCTGCCCCCAAGAAGACGACGCGGACAAAAGCGAAGACAACAGCCGCCAACCTTGGCTTCGAACGGCAGATGTTTCTGGCAGCTGACAAGCTGCGCAAGAACCTCGAACCGTCCGACTACAAGCATGTCACGCTCGGGCTGATCTTTCTACGCTACATCTCCACAGCGTTTGAGGCTCATCACGCCATTCTGCTGCATGATGACCCGGCCGCTGCCGAGGACCCGGATGAATATCTGGCCGAGAATATCTTCTGGGTGCCAGAAACTGCCCGCTGGTCGCACCTTCAGGCCAATGCCCGCTCATCCGGCATCGGCAAGATGATCGATGATGCCATGTTGGCCATCGAGCAGGCCAACCCTGAACAGCTCAAGGGCGTTCTCCCCAAGGATTACGGACGTCCCGCGCTGGACAGTGTCATGCTGGGCGAACTGATCGACCTCATCTCCGAGATCGGCATGGGCGGCAGCGAGGATCAGGCCCGTGACGTGCTGGGGCGCGTCTATGAATACTTCCTCGGCGGTTTCGCGGGCGCGGAAGGCAAGCGCGGGGGCGAGTTCTACACCCCGTCCAGTGTCGTCCGCACGCTGGTTTCCATGCTCGAACCCTATAAGGGTCGCGTCTATGACCCCTGCTGCGGGTCGGGCGGCATGTTCGTGCAGTCGGAACGCTTCGTGGAATCCCACGGCGGCAAGCTGGGCGACATCGCCATTTATGGGCAGGAGAGCAACCACACCACCTGGCGTCTGGCGAAAATGAACCTCGCCGTCCGGGGCATCGGCGCGGATATCCGCTGGAACAACGAAGGCAGCTTCCTGCGGGACGAACTCAAGGACCTGCGCTTCGATACCATTCTCGCCAACCCACCATTCAATATCTCAGACTGGTGGAATGCGTCGCTGGAGGACGACCCCCGCTGGCAGTACGGCAAACCGCCTGCGGGCAATGCCAACTATGCATGGCTCCAGCATATTCTGTGGCACCTGGCCCCGAACGGAACGGCGGGCGTTGTGCTCGCCAACGGGTCCATGTCGTCCAACCAGAACAGCGAGGGCGAAATCCGCCGCCGGATGGTCGAGGCTGACACTGTAGATTGCATGGTCGCACTTCCCGGTCAGCTGTTCTATTCCACCCAGATTCCAGCCTGTCTCTGGTTCCTGACCCGCACCAAAAACCCTAAAGGCTGGCGCGACCGGCGCGGGGAGATGCTGTTCATCGACGCCCGCAAGCTCGGCACGATGGTCGATCGCACCCGCCGCGAACTGACGGATGCAGACGTCGCCCGCATCGCTGACACCTACCATGCCTGGCGCGGCGAGCAGGACGCGGCCCCCTACGAGGACGTTCCCGGCTTCTGCAAGTCCGTCACGCTTGACGAGGTAGAGCAGCACGGCTTCGTCCTGACACCCGGCCGCTATGTTGGTGCAGAAGAGGCTGAAGAAGACAGTGTGCCTTTCGCCGAGCGCTTCGCGGCGCTGGAGAAAACTCTGCAGGAACAGTTCCGTCAGGGCGAGGAACTGAACGCGAAGATCACCGCGACTCTGAAACTGATCGTCCCGCAGGAGGCTTCATGA
- a CDS encoding helix-turn-helix domain-containing protein has product MDRPDYRTSLTVMTSREAAEYLRISYDGFRTMRSRGQGPAVFISLGRRLRFRKQDLDAFLASRVQCDARVSDWGHGQGVSAGSDLNPVATKRKRGRPRSTGQIVLMPVSVYARAGLLLALAITGWMISLLFS; this is encoded by the coding sequence ATGGACAGACCAGATTACAGAACCTCTCTCACGGTCATGACTTCAAGGGAAGCCGCGGAATACCTTAGGATCTCGTATGATGGTTTCCGGACAATGCGATCGCGCGGGCAGGGACCTGCCGTTTTTATTTCGCTTGGCAGACGGCTGCGCTTTCGCAAGCAGGACCTTGACGCATTTCTTGCTTCGCGCGTTCAGTGCGACGCTCGCGTTTCCGACTGGGGTCACGGCCAAGGTGTTTCTGCAGGGTCTGACCTAAACCCTGTCGCCACAAAACGCAAGAGAGGTCGGCCACGCTCCACAGGCCAGATCGTCCTCATGCCGGTCTCCGTCTATGCAAGGGCAGGACTTCTGCTCGCCTTGGCTATTACCGGATGGATGATCAGTCTTTTGTTTTCCTGA
- a CDS encoding tyrosine-type recombinase/integrase gives MARTKSAENAKDPATGRPLPDGVSCRGPKQYRARKLVNGQRIIRTFDTARLARAWLEETSVKVREGRHIDVRALDGLVLRTLIERYRDECMAHRDADRTGHIPALLRDPIADLKLSRLTVPAVRGFRDRQGKELAPATVVKRLNLLASILNHAMSEWDVPLSLNPASGRMIKRPAGADRKRNRRLQEDAPEIPTPPLPPNMTEASEYDRLLAAVTSASHPDDVWFVRWAIEQATRLSEAASLRWRDVNLVARTISLRHTKTLHLAEEMGPELRPLMPGARALLYDKLDTLPASPDPDDLIFQIGDERAFSVRYGRRVKKAGLADLTFHDLRHEATSRLARFFPNPLDLCRVTGHRDLKSLDRYYQPVLTTLAEDAEERARLLGYIYDRDESAAT, from the coding sequence ATGGCCCGCACAAAATCCGCCGAGAATGCTAAGGACCCCGCCACGGGACGTCCGCTGCCCGATGGCGTGAGTTGCCGGGGGCCAAAGCAGTATCGGGCCCGCAAGCTGGTCAATGGCCAGCGGATCATCAGAACATTTGACACTGCCCGTCTGGCCCGTGCCTGGCTCGAGGAAACCTCGGTCAAAGTGCGCGAAGGGCGCCATATCGACGTCCGGGCCTTGGACGGCCTCGTGCTCCGAACCCTGATTGAGCGCTACCGTGACGAATGCATGGCTCACCGCGACGCTGACCGGACAGGCCATATTCCGGCACTGCTTCGCGATCCCATCGCAGACCTGAAGCTCTCTCGCCTGACGGTTCCAGCAGTTCGAGGCTTTCGCGACCGGCAGGGCAAGGAACTGGCCCCTGCGACAGTCGTCAAGCGGCTCAACCTTCTGGCCTCCATCCTCAATCATGCCATGAGTGAATGGGATGTCCCGCTCTCGCTGAACCCGGCTTCGGGACGCATGATCAAGCGGCCGGCAGGCGCCGATCGCAAGCGCAACAGACGACTGCAGGAAGACGCTCCGGAGATCCCAACGCCCCCTCTTCCTCCCAACATGACAGAAGCCAGCGAATATGACCGCCTGCTTGCCGCAGTGACGTCCGCAAGCCATCCGGACGACGTCTGGTTTGTGAGATGGGCCATCGAGCAAGCTACCCGATTAAGCGAAGCGGCGTCCCTGCGCTGGCGCGATGTCAATCTTGTGGCACGAACAATTTCGCTCCGACACACCAAGACCCTGCATCTTGCCGAGGAAATGGGACCGGAATTACGCCCGCTGATGCCCGGGGCACGGGCGCTGCTCTACGACAAGCTGGATACTCTTCCTGCTTCCCCTGATCCGGATGACCTGATCTTCCAGATCGGTGATGAACGCGCTTTTTCAGTGCGATACGGTCGTCGTGTCAAAAAAGCAGGGCTCGCCGATCTGACATTTCACGACCTCCGCCATGAAGCCACCAGCCGTCTTGCCAGATTTTTCCCCAATCCCCTGGATCTGTGCAGGGTCACCGGGCATCGCGATCTCAAAAGTCTGGACCGCTACTACCAGCCCGTGTTGACAACCCTTGCGGAAGACGCAGAAGAGCGCGCCCGTCTGCTGGGATACATCTACGATCGGGATGAAAGCGCGGCCACATAG
- a CDS encoding pirin family protein: MSTPMKLTRAHKRGHNVDGFGIEILFPGLTVDISDSGIGAIGRIDQARIRPGTVIPMHPHKDDEILTYMRSGELTHRDTVGHVEQVTPRRLMLMNAGHTFQHEEQARPDGEPLTALQIFMRPRAPDLEPMVQFHEFETIYSHNTWRLVAGPEGAPLLLRADAWIEDVRLDAGQSLALPTRRALQAARLLYVFDGQVEVAGISLQTGESLLLDDETSLTITATGQSDLVLFTTDMSAQTYKGGMFSGNVMNKL, encoded by the coding sequence ATGAGCACACCGATGAAACTGACCCGAGCCCACAAGCGTGGCCATAACGTTGACGGCTTTGGCATTGAGATCCTGTTTCCGGGCCTGACTGTTGATATCAGCGATAGTGGAATCGGTGCCATTGGTCGCATCGATCAGGCGCGTATCAGACCCGGGACGGTGATCCCCATGCATCCCCATAAGGATGATGAAATTCTGACTTACATGCGGAGCGGGGAACTGACGCACCGCGATACCGTTGGACATGTGGAGCAGGTCACGCCGCGGCGTCTAATGCTGATGAACGCGGGGCATACGTTCCAACACGAGGAACAGGCCCGCCCGGACGGAGAGCCTCTTACCGCGTTGCAGATTTTTATGCGTCCACGTGCGCCGGATCTGGAACCCATGGTTCAGTTCCATGAGTTCGAAACGATCTACAGTCACAATACATGGCGCCTTGTCGCTGGTCCTGAAGGCGCCCCACTGCTGCTGAGAGCGGATGCCTGGATTGAGGATGTGCGTCTCGACGCTGGACAGTCGCTCGCCCTGCCGACCCGGCGCGCGCTTCAGGCGGCCCGGCTTCTTTATGTCTTCGACGGCCAGGTCGAGGTGGCTGGGATCAGTTTGCAGACTGGCGAAAGCCTGCTTCTGGATGACGAGACCTCGCTGACAATTACGGCAACAGGACAGAGCGATCTGGTTCTGTTTACGACGGACATGTCGGCACAGACGTATAAGGGCGGCATGTTCAGCGGGAACGTGATGAATAAACTGTAA
- a CDS encoding oxidoreductase, protein MFTATGMQDIPTPRALSVEEIHQTVQDFRHAAKCAIEAGADGVEIHGANAYLIQQFLATSANTRTDAYGGSIENRARFAIEIAKAIAEEIGADRTGIRFSPGTTLWGIDEGADGPELYRYLITELDKLHLSYVHIMDQGNEALLGDIRRLWTGKLILNRPSRPRENIGADVTNGLADMEAYGQMILANPDFLARLKADAPLNNADHSSFFGGSEAGYTDYPTL, encoded by the coding sequence ATGTTCACGGCCACCGGGATGCAGGACATTCCCACGCCGCGCGCCCTGAGCGTCGAGGAAATCCACCAGACCGTTCAGGATTTCCGGCACGCCGCCAAATGCGCCATCGAGGCCGGCGCAGATGGCGTCGAAATCCATGGGGCGAACGCCTATCTGATCCAGCAGTTTCTGGCGACGAGTGCAAATACACGTACTGACGCCTATGGCGGATCGATTGAAAATCGTGCCCGCTTTGCCATCGAGATTGCGAAGGCGATCGCTGAAGAGATCGGTGCCGACCGCACTGGCATCCGCTTTTCGCCTGGCACCACCCTGTGGGGCATTGACGAGGGGGCAGATGGGCCGGAATTGTATCGTTATCTGATCACGGAACTGGATAAGCTTCATCTCTCCTACGTCCATATTATGGACCAGGGCAACGAGGCACTGCTCGGCGACATCCGCAGGCTCTGGACCGGCAAGCTGATCCTGAACCGCCCCAGCCGTCCGCGCGAAAACATTGGTGCTGACGTGACCAACGGTCTGGCCGACATGGAAGCCTACGGACAGATGATCCTGGCCAACCCGGACTTCCTCGCGCGCCTCAAAGCTGATGCCCCGTTGAATAACGCGGACCACAGCAGCTTCTTCGGTGGCTCCGAAGCCGGATACACCGACTATCCGACGCTCTGA
- a CDS encoding integrase, which yields MKDRITSAKIDPATGRPLPAGVEYRGKGQYRARKRIAGGERIHQTFSSAKLARRWLDTTSAKLELGQFQDTRPLERQTVHELVDRYVREEMQTRDNDRKGHIPAILQDELAQLALADLTPTAVRGFRDRQAEKYSGATVVKRLNLLAAICQHAIAEWDVPFAKNPAAATAVKRPAGADKKRNRRLVGDEYERLLETVATSPWPDDVAFVRFAIEQGTRREEALTLRWRDIDFDRHSLSFGKTKTMHRAVERGPETRPLTPGAARVLQELQAQRTSARPGDLVFDIGSKDAFSVRFGRMTKKAGLKDLTFHDLRHEATSRLAKIYTNPLELRRVTGHKDIKSLDRYYQPHTEDLAAKAIAYEKRNSADKE from the coding sequence ATGAAAGACCGAATCACTTCTGCCAAAATAGATCCCGCGACAGGCCGTCCCCTTCCCGCAGGCGTCGAGTATCGAGGCAAGGGCCAGTATCGTGCCCGCAAGCGCATCGCAGGCGGCGAGAGAATCCACCAGACCTTTTCCTCGGCCAAGCTGGCCCGACGCTGGCTGGACACGACGTCCGCCAAACTGGAGCTTGGGCAGTTTCAGGACACGCGTCCGCTGGAACGCCAGACCGTCCATGAACTGGTCGACCGCTATGTGCGCGAGGAAATGCAGACACGGGACAATGACCGCAAGGGTCACATCCCCGCCATCCTTCAGGATGAACTCGCGCAGCTTGCGCTGGCCGACCTGACCCCGACAGCAGTCCGTGGCTTCCGGGACCGGCAGGCTGAGAAATACAGCGGCGCTACAGTCGTCAAACGACTCAACCTGCTCGCCGCGATCTGTCAGCACGCCATTGCGGAATGGGATGTACCTTTTGCGAAGAACCCGGCCGCCGCGACCGCAGTCAAGCGCCCGGCAGGCGCGGATAAGAAGCGCAACCGACGCCTCGTCGGCGACGAATACGAACGTCTGCTGGAGACCGTGGCAACGTCCCCCTGGCCCGATGATGTCGCTTTCGTGCGGTTCGCCATCGAACAGGGAACGCGACGGGAAGAAGCCCTGACGCTCCGCTGGCGCGACATCGACTTCGACCGGCACTCTCTATCCTTCGGGAAAACGAAAACAATGCACCGTGCTGTGGAGCGTGGTCCGGAAACCCGTCCGCTGACACCCGGTGCGGCCCGCGTGCTGCAGGAGCTTCAGGCACAACGCACATCAGCACGACCAGGTGATCTCGTCTTCGACATCGGCAGCAAAGACGCATTCTCAGTGAGGTTCGGCCGGATGACAAAGAAAGCTGGCCTCAAAGACCTCACCTTCCATGATCTTAGGCATGAGGCGACGAGCCGTCTCGCAAAGATTTATACCAACCCGCTCGAACTCCGCCGTGTGACAGGTCATAAGGATATCAAATCCCTTGACCGTTACTACCAGCCCCACACGGAAGATCTGGCCGCGAAAGCCATCGCATATGAGAAGCGTAACTCTGCCGACAAAGAATAG
- a CDS encoding RluA family pseudouridine synthase, translated as MTDSTHGPRTLIITEEFAGQRTDRVLTACFPDLSRSRIKSLIDEGRLLRNGLCLREPAEPARAGVELILDIPAPTPTIPVGEAISFPILFEDDDLIVLDKPAGLVVHPAPGNETGTLVNALVAHCGESLVGIGGERRPGIVHRLDKDTSGLMVAAKTERAHRALSEDFAARRIDRAYLALCWGVPSPTKGEYEGNIGRDKRDRKRMALVGSGGKTALTRYTVLKAFGTYAALVECRLATGRTHQIRVHFSANGHPLMGDPLYLRRIPAIAKTCPVDARDVALDFPRQALHAALLGFTHPGTGEKLLFETSPPEDFMTLERILASD; from the coding sequence ATGACAGATTCAACCCACGGACCACGCACCCTGATCATCACCGAGGAGTTTGCCGGTCAACGCACGGATCGCGTGCTGACGGCGTGCTTTCCGGACCTGTCCCGCTCCCGCATCAAAAGCCTGATTGATGAGGGGCGTCTGCTCCGTAACGGTCTCTGCCTGCGTGAACCGGCCGAGCCAGCCCGTGCAGGTGTGGAACTCATTCTGGACATTCCGGCGCCGACGCCCACCATCCCAGTGGGGGAGGCCATCAGCTTCCCCATCCTTTTCGAAGATGACGATCTGATTGTTCTCGATAAACCCGCTGGGCTCGTGGTCCATCCCGCACCCGGCAATGAAACCGGCACTCTTGTAAACGCCCTTGTCGCGCATTGCGGCGAGAGCCTCGTCGGCATTGGCGGGGAGCGGCGACCGGGAATTGTGCACAGACTGGACAAGGATACGTCGGGTCTGATGGTCGCAGCCAAGACCGAACGGGCGCATCGTGCGCTGTCGGAGGATTTTGCCGCCAGACGGATCGACCGCGCCTATCTCGCCCTATGCTGGGGCGTGCCCTCTCCCACCAAGGGAGAATATGAGGGCAATATCGGTCGTGACAAACGCGACCGCAAACGTATGGCGTTAGTGGGAAGCGGCGGAAAGACGGCTCTGACCCGTTACACCGTGCTGAAGGCGTTTGGCACCTATGCCGCGCTGGTGGAGTGCCGTCTCGCTACGGGGCGCACCCACCAGATCCGGGTGCATTTCTCCGCGAATGGTCATCCGTTGATGGGCGATCCGCTCTACCTGCGCCGGATACCCGCGATTGCGAAAACATGCCCTGTCGATGCACGCGACGTGGCTCTGGATTTTCCCCGTCAGGCGCTCCATGCGGCGCTGCTGGGATTCACGCATCCCGGAACCGGAGAAAAGCTTCTTTTTGAGACGTCGCCGCCAGAAGACTTCATGACTCTTGAAAGAATACTGGCGAGTGACTAA
- the rpoH gene encoding RNA polymerase sigma factor RpoH: protein MASPSLTLGPDASLSRYLQEIRKYPLLSPEEESSLSRRWRDKGDVKAAHKLVTSHLRLVAKIAFGYRGYGLPLNELISEGNVGMMQAVRRFDPERGFRLATYAMWWIRAAIQEYILHSWSLVKMGTTSAQKKLFFNLRRLKGEMKAIDDGDLAPEQVDHIARTLGVPEQDVVAMNRRLAAGDHSLNAPLRSEGDGEWQDWLVDDGDNQEDMLGEHEELSDRKALLSSAMASLNERERHIFEERRLKDEPVTLEDLAQHYGISRERVRQIEVRAFEKVQAHMKEDIEARRQKETVTQ, encoded by the coding sequence ATGGCATCACCCTCCCTGACCCTTGGACCTGACGCCAGCCTTTCCCGCTATCTTCAGGAAATCCGCAAATATCCTCTTCTGTCACCGGAAGAAGAATCCTCTCTCTCCCGCCGTTGGCGCGACAAAGGTGATGTAAAGGCCGCTCATAAGCTGGTCACATCCCACCTCCGGCTCGTCGCCAAGATCGCCTTTGGCTATCGTGGTTATGGTCTGCCGCTGAACGAACTGATCAGCGAAGGCAATGTCGGCATGATGCAGGCCGTGCGCCGGTTTGACCCGGAGCGGGGCTTCCGTCTGGCCACCTACGCCATGTGGTGGATTCGTGCGGCGATTCAGGAATACATCCTTCACAGTTGGTCTCTGGTGAAGATGGGAACCACCTCTGCCCAGAAGAAGCTGTTCTTCAATCTGCGTCGTCTCAAGGGCGAGATGAAGGCTATTGATGACGGTGATCTGGCTCCGGAGCAGGTTGATCATATCGCCCGGACGCTTGGTGTGCCTGAACAGGATGTCGTGGCGATGAACCGCCGTCTGGCTGCGGGCGACCACAGTCTGAACGCTCCTCTCCGCAGTGAAGGGGACGGCGAGTGGCAGGACTGGCTCGTCGATGATGGCGATAATCAGGAAGATATGCTCGGGGAGCACGAGGAGCTTTCGGATCGCAAGGCGCTGCTCTCCAGCGCGATGGCATCGCTCAATGAACGTGAGCGTCACATTTTTGAAGAACGTCGTCTGAAAGACGAGCCTGTCACGCTCGAAGATCTGGCCCAGCATTACGGCATTTCACGGGAGCGCGTGCGTCAGATCGAAGTGCGTGCTTTCGAAAAAGTGCAGGCTCACATGAAAGAAGATATTGAGGCGCGTCGGCAGAAAGAAACTGTGACGCAGTGA
- the rdgB gene encoding RdgB/HAM1 family non-canonical purine NTP pyrophosphatase, whose translation MSAHLPLKQGSRLILASHNKGKLAEFAALLAPYGVEVISAGEMNLPEPEETALTFEGNARIKAEAAAKATGLPALADDSGLCVSALGGAPGIYSARWAGPDKDFAGAMQRIEEGIDGDEREAWFISVLCLAFPDGTTECFEGRIDGIIAPEPRGAAGHGYDPIFVPKGETRTFAEMSDTEKNAISHRARAFEVFREMCLG comes from the coding sequence ATGAGCGCACATTTACCACTGAAACAGGGCAGCCGCCTGATCCTTGCCAGCCACAACAAGGGCAAACTCGCAGAATTTGCGGCTCTCCTGGCGCCTTACGGGGTGGAAGTCATATCTGCGGGCGAGATGAATCTGCCGGAACCCGAGGAGACGGCTCTGACTTTCGAAGGCAACGCCCGGATCAAGGCGGAAGCTGCGGCGAAGGCGACGGGCCTCCCTGCGCTCGCGGATGATTCCGGCCTGTGCGTATCGGCGCTGGGTGGCGCGCCGGGGATCTACTCTGCCCGCTGGGCCGGTCCTGACAAGGATTTCGCGGGCGCGATGCAAAGAATTGAGGAAGGCATTGATGGTGATGAACGGGAAGCATGGTTCATCTCCGTCCTGTGCCTCGCTTTTCCTGATGGCACGACCGAATGTTTTGAGGGACGTATCGACGGCATCATTGCACCGGAACCACGCGGCGCTGCCGGACATGGCTATGACCCGATTTTCGTGCCGAAAGGCGAAACACGGACATTCGCCGAGATGAGCGATACCGAGAAAAACGCCATCAGCCATCGGGCCCGTGCTTTTGAAGTATTCCGGGAAATGTGTCTGGGATAA